In Methanolacinia paynteri, the genomic stretch CGTGTAGCCGGCATTTGCAGGGCTTGTCGACATGAGGACCACTACGGTAATATCCGGATATTCCGGCAGATCGCCGTAGATCTTTTTGAACCACCTTCCGGCACCGGTGACTCCGTTTAATGCGATGCATTTTATCGTCGGATTTTCACGCAGGAATCCGGGGATGTCATTGGGGACGACATCCTTTATTCCCGAATCGCTGCTGCCCTCCCTCGAGCACCCGGATATGACATCCCATAGTGCAATTCCATGATTCGAAAGCTCTGCAATCCTCCGGCCATACGGAAGATCCCGGTCTATCCCGAACAGGGATTCCATAATTTGCCAGAAATTGTTCCGCTTATTTGCATAATATTCTCCCTTTTCAAGAGAGATGACAGACGGAAAACTCCCGAGGATCAGGACGGAAGGGCCTTTTCCCGACAGCGGTCTTAGTCCTGGAGAAGCATTTGCAGGCATGTTTTGTTCATTATTGATTCTTCTTTTACTCTGTATAGCCCTGCCGCCCTGATTATGGTAAAAGATTATATTTCATGCGGTCTCTTCTATTTAATCAATGAAAACCGGGATCATCCTGATTGCGGCGATAATAATTACTGCGATAACGATCTGTCCGGCTGCTGCTATATCAGTTGAAGAGATCGATACCGGATCACTGGACATTCCCGAACTTGAAGCCCTCGATTTTTCCGAAACCCCTCTTGGCAGTCTCGAATCGCTGCTCACTTATTCAGAGAGGCTGATAAAAGCGGCCGAAGCACTACTTGATTTCATTGGTAGTATATTCAGCATGCTCGGCATGGAAGACAACACCGATGTCGAAAATCTGCTGAATATATTTGAGGATGGAATGAACCTGACCAAAAAATGAAGGATCGAAATATATTTCCGTGCTTTATAATTGATTACCTGTGAGTTTATCACTTCAGTTGCTCACAACCTTGAAATGCTCCCCGGGAACGGTTATTTCAAAACGTGCCCCGACACCTTCTTCTCCGGTCTCGCAGATGGAGATCCCCGTTATCGAAAGGATCTCCCTCGATAAGAAAAGTCCGAAACCGGTAGTTTTTCCAAACCCTTTTTCAAATATTCTTTCCTTATCTGAGTCCGGGATACCTGTCCCGTTGTCCTCCCACAATATCTTCAGCAGATCGCCGGATATTTCGCAGCCGACCCGGACTTCGGTTGCCTCGCCATGACGGATCGTGTTGTCCATCAGGTTTAAAAACACCTTCTCGAGCATAGGATCCGCGTTCACCTCGATATTCCTGCAATCGTTATAAAGAACCACTTTCTCGTTTCCGGAATCGCTGATCAATTCCCGGATATCTATCCATACGGGTTTGTTGACTCCGAGGTTCTCGTATTCCCGTGTAAATTCTATATGACGCTGGATAGCCGAAGAGGCCTTTTTTATATAATTGAGGCAGTCCGCTCCCGGCTGATCCAGGATGTGATCTTCTGCAATTTCAAGGAAACCCTTAATCACCATCAGCTGGTTCAGGATGTCGTGACGTGTGATATCGGAGAGAATATTGAGTTTCCTGTTCGCAAATCTCACTGCCTCTTCTGCAGTTTTTCTTTCTGTAATATCCTCAACAACTGCCAGGCAGAATGGCTTTCCTCCCATCAGGATATATCTCGATGTGAAACTGCAGAGGTTTATCTCCCCGCTTTTTTTGCGGCAATTTATCTCGTAATTATCGATGCTGCCTTTTTCCCTCATCGCAGCAAGCAATAATTTATACTGATTGTTATCCTGGAAGATCCCAAGCTCCTCGGGTGTTTTTCCGATGGTCTCTTCCACGGAATAGCCGGTTTGGCTTACGAACTTTTCATTGACATCCGTAAATTTCTGGTCGGTCCCTGATATGAGAGTCAATACAAAGGGGCTGTTCATAAAAACAGTAGTGAACTTATTCTCCGATTCCTTCAGCTGCTCTTCAATCTCCTTTTGTCCTGTAACGTCCCAGATGAAAACCAGCATGGCTTCTGAATCGTTAAAATGGATCTTCTTTCCTATGCACTCGATCCAGATCTCCCTTCCCGCTTTATTTATGATCTTATAGCCGACAGGGTACCGGTCTATGCCCTGTAAAACACAACCCAGATCCTTTTCAAGTCCGGCGCGGGATTCGGGTGCGATATAATCCATAATATTTGCTCTCCCCGCCAGGGATTTGGAATCTTTTACATCCAGAATCCGGCTGGTTTCCATATTGGCAAAGAGGATTTTGCCTGAGAAATCCACTACCAGGATGCCGTCCAGGGAAAGATCGACAAGTGTTTTGAACTTCGTTTCGCTTTCGCGAAGCTCCTTTTCACTCTTTACCAGTTCGTCGTAATTCTGCCTGAGCTCTTCTTCAGAAGCGGCAAGCTGTTCATAGGCAGCATTGAGTTCTTCGGTCTTTTGGAGAAGTTCCTTCTTAGTCCTTTCATACTCGGCAATGGACCTGGCCTGCCGGAGATTATGATAGGTGGATTTTGAAAGCTGATTCGCCATCGCGAACAATGCCTTTGAGACGTTCTCAAATCTCTCCGTCGACATTGATGGTACTTCATAATATGCATCGAGGAAGACATTTTCGTCAGCACCGATCTTCCGGGCATATTCGAGCATCTTCTCTTCGGTCTGGGCTTCGTTTCGGACCTGGCCGGCGAGCCAGTTTGCAATGTGCCTGCCATTGACGATAATACTCGCACCGGCATCCCAGAGGCCGCCGCTTAAGCACTTCTGCACCGTCGGACCGTCAGGATTAGGTTTCCCGATGGTCGCATTGGAGATAAAACAATTTTTGCAGCCGTACTCGCTTTTCCTGATAACATCCCTGCACAGCCGGGTGAAATTGCTGGGTTTAGTGATGGGTGTTCCGTCGGGACGGGTAATTATCGATGCGACGCCGGCACCTGTTGAGAAATCGTCCTGGATCCGCTGGATTTCATCGATATCGAACAGATCCTCGAACTCTATGTTGCCTTCCGCCGGCGGCTGAGTCAGCATTATCACGCGTTTTTCAAGTGCCTCCTCCGCTCTTTTGCTTTTTACTGCGCTTTTTATCTTATGCGCCAGTTCGGCATACTGTGATTTGGGATCTCCGCCTTTCTGGAGATAAAAGTCCGCGCCCTCGTTTAACGCCTCTATTACAACCTCTTCCCTGCTTTTTCCAGTAAAAATAATAAAAGGAATTCTGTTGCCGGCACTCCGGAGAGATTTCAGCAGTCCGATACCGTCCATGCCGGACATCTGGTAATCGGAGACTACTGCATCAAAGGGTTTTTCCGACAAAAGCTTAAGGGCATCTTTCGCATTTCCTGCTGTTGTTACTGAAAAACCGCCTGTTTTCTCAAGGAATAATTTGCTCATATTAAGAAGAACCGGCTCGTCATCGACATAAAGAAGTGATATGCCGGAATCCTCCTGCTCCCCGTATGACATAATTATCGTTCCATCATTCTTAGACAGTAAATGATAATACTCCAGATCATGATAAACTTTAAGGAATTGATGTGGCAATTTTTCGAGCAAAATGCCAGTTTATTTCAATATTTGTACAAATTTTGAATAATATTTATTTTTATAATATGAAAAATTGTGTTTTTTCACTGTTTCATAACTATTAATTCTTTATTGCTCCACGCCCGGGGATGTCGTTACAATATTGGCCCACGGATACGAAGATAAAAAAAATATACGGATAATTTTTCTTCATCATTTCAATCAGCCTGCGCTTCGATCTTTTCCGGGTTGTATTTGACCAGTACGAACATTATGGCGGCGAAAAATACTATGACAGGAAATGTAGCGAGCGCCGTCGTCAGGCCGAAATGGTCGGCGATAATTCCGGAGACCGAAACCCCGATCCCGCCTGCTCCCATGGCGATTCCCATGAACATACCTGATATGAGGCCGATTTGGGTGGGAACCAGCTCATGAGCCATCGATATCGTCACTGCAAAGGAGGACCAGAGGAGGAATCCGAACAGTATAATGAAAAGGATCAGCAGGGCGCCGTGGGTGACGAGGATTGCGGCAAAAACAGGAACGGCCGCGAATGTTGTTGCAACGACCACAGGTTTTCTTCCGAACCTATCGGAGAGCGAACCGCCGAGAAGCTGCCCCACAACTCCTGCCAAAAGCATAACACTGACTAAAAATGTCGCATCTATGAGCGAGTAGCCCTCCAGGACGAGGAATGTCGGTATGAAAGTCATGGCCCCAAAGGTGGCCCATGCACGGAGTGTTGCACCGGAGAAGAGGAATATAACGGGCTTCCAGTTCTCCCGGCCGGATGCGGAAGTCACTACGGTCTTCTTGTGAGTCTCGGGAATCGGCCTGAACATGAGAACCAGTGCACCGGCGATCGCCGGGATCACGAGCCACGTTATCGATGATATGCCGCCGTACGACAGGGCGAGACCGCCGACTATAGGACCGAGTGCCTGGCCGAGATTCCCTCCTACGGTAAAAAAAGATGTGAGACGCCCGCGGGTCCCCGGAGTTGCAAGGGCATCCACCTTGCAGAGTGCACCGGGATGAAATGTCGCATGCCCCATCGCCGATATGGCAACGCACCCGAGCATTACATAATAGTGGTTGGAGACAAGACCGAGTAATGCGATACCGCAGCCGGATAACAGCAGCGAAATGATGATGCTGATCCTGAGACCCTTCCTGTCGGCGAGGCTTCCGAAGACGGGCTGGAGTACGGATGAAAGCAGGCTGTGCATCGTCGGGAGGAGTGCGGCCTGGAAATAACTGTAGCCGAGAGTCGTGATCAGTACCGGCTGCAGTGCCATAAGGACAGGGAAATAGATGTCGTTGACCATGTGCGCAAATCCGAGCTGAATAATCTCCCTGAAATTTCCAGGGAGGCTTAACAGGCCGGGCTTTGCATTCGCATCTTCCGCACTCATTCAGATCGCTCCGTTCCGCTGACTTTTTTATTCGCAGAGAGATCACGGATTTGCTGATCGTAGACCGATTCCATTGCAGAAAAAACCCTGGAAATTACTTCCAGTTCCTCTTTTTTCAGGGTTCCGACACCGGCAGCGATTCTCTTGTAAACATCCGCATGGGTCTTCTCGTGGCACCTGAATGCAGTCCGTCCTTTTTCTGTAAGCTCGAGAGAGACTTCTTTATCATTTCTAAGTCCCCGGACTTTTTTCACGAGACCGCGGCGGGCCAGTTTCGCCACCATCTGCGATGCGGCGGAAGGAGTTATTCCGAGAATTTCGGCAATAATCCTGTTGTTGTTCTCTTTCGTACTTCCGATGGCCTGGATAGCATGGATCTCCGATAATTTCAGCGGGTCGTCGATCCCGAAATCACGGGGAAGATTCTCCATAATATTCATCTTATTCCGTATTCTCATCCATACCCCGTATAGTTCGGCGAAGTCGGATGGTCGCGATTCTGCAACAGTCATTGTTTAGTTACTTAATGATTAAGCTACTTAATAATATTCCCGATCGTGACCGGGAGAATATTTACTGGGAGTTATTTTCAGCCCGATAAATTGCTATCGCGCCGAAATTTGTGTAAAACCCCCATGACAGGCAATTCCATCACGCAAAACCGATGAAAATCTACAAAGTTTATTTGGACTAAAACAAGGGATCTAAAAGGTCTCAATCCGGATTTCCAAACGAAACTAAATTAAACAGCCTGGGGACCCTTGCCGGTCCCCTGGGCGTGCCATAAGGAGAATATCTTCAGGCAAGGCCCCTGGGTAGGGACCGTCCGGCGGCCCGTCCGCCGGTGCCGGGGTTGCCGGAGAAAGACATGAGACAGCAAAGTGCCAAAAAGTTTATTGGAATTTGGGTAGGGATCTAAAGGATCCGGACCTTGATTTTTATAGCAAAAATGTGAATTAGGTCCGGAGATCGTTATATGACGATCTCTCGATCTTCCGGCGGATCGTTGGGATAATCTAATTTACCAGGTTCATTGATCCTTCACTGCAGCCGTCTACTCCTCGCATTTGAACTCGATCTCGTCGTACATGTGCTCGTAGCCCCAGTGACACAGCTGGTCAAGGATCGGTATCAGCGAGAGTCCTTTTTCGGTCAGCGAGTACTCGACCTTCGGCGGGACCACGGGGTACACCTTCCGTGTAATCAGGCCGTCGTCTTCGAGTTCGCGAAGTTCTTTGGTGAGCATTCTCTGGGTGATCTTCGGCTGGATGCCCCTGAGGATCTGGCTGAAACGCAGCGTCCCGTCTTTCAACTCATAAAGGATCAGGGGTTTCCATTTGCCCCCGATTACGGCTATGGCGGCATCGAATCCCCAGGCATATTTGTATTGTTTTTCAGATGGCTCTTCCATTGGTATACATCCTGTACGTATGTAACATTTCACATGAAAATCACGTTGTGATTTACATGAAACAGTCCATGAAACCTTTGTTTCATAAACGTTTTAGTAAATACCAACTATATAAGACATACATCGCAAACATATAACCGGATAACCGGCGGATACAGCTTATAACCGGAAAGAGCGATGAAATGAAAGATCATACGAAAAAGAAGGACCAAAACGATCTCTCCTTAAAACAGAAAAAAGACATCTTCGAACGCGACCGGTCAGGAGAACTGGTCCGGACGGACGACCCGGAATTCCCTAAAATGAGCGATGCGATTCGCCGTGCCAGAAAGATCACGGCCCGCATGAATACTTCATATCATGATGACGATGAAGCCAGGGAGTTATTCAGCGAGCTGGTCGGTTACGAGGTCGATCCCTCCTCACGTGTGACCCCGCCGTTTTACACCGATTTCGGCCAAAATATTAAAATCGGGAAGAATGTCTTCATAAATCACGCCTGCACATTTATGGACCGGGGAGGTATTACAATTGAGGACGATGTCAAGATCGGTCCCTGTGTCAATCTTCTCACGACCAACCATCCACTGGACCCGTCCGAAAGAAAGGCAACGATCTCCAATCCAATATGGATTAAAAATAATGTTTGGATCGGTGCAGGAGCGACGATCCTGCCGGGTATAACAATCGGAGAGAACTCGGTCGTCGGAGCGTCAGCGGTTGTCACCCGTGATGTACCGCCTGATACGATCGTCGCAGGAGTGCCTGCAAAAATTATAAAATCACTCGGTGATCTTTAATTCAATCTAGTTCATTTTAATCCGGTACAATATTGCCTGCCCGCAGCAGATCATACCGATCTTTCGTTTGGGCAGGGAGAACTATTTTCGCCAACTCATTTTTCTGGCAGGAAAGACGCAAAAAGCCTCTATACACCATTTAGTATGCGGAGTGTTAGTATGTATCATATCTGTTTGTATCCGTTAATTATAGTATACCACATAATCAGTAACCATGGGTTTTGAAAGAAGCTACCCATAACCCAGAAAGAGATCGCTTCCACCCATATCTTTATGATAGAAAAGAGCAAGGAGGATTTTACATGAGCTTCATGATGTATATTCCAACAAGGATTCTGTTCGGGGCAGGCCAGCTGAACAACCTGCACGAACAGAAACTTCCCGGCAAAAAAGCCATGATAGTCATAACAAGCGGAACCTCGGCAAAAGAATACGGGTACCTTGCAAGAACAAAAGATCAGCTGAAACAGGCCGGTGTGGAGAGTGTCGTATTCGACAAAGTCCAGCCCAACCCGCTGAGATCGACGGTCATGGCAGGTGCAGCCTTTGCAAAAGAGCATGGCTGTGATTTCGTTGTGGCTCTTGGCGGCGGAAGCTGTATCGATGCGTCAAAGGCGATCGCCATCATGACCACCAACGACGGAGACTACTGGGACTATATCTTCGGCGGAACGGGAAAAGAGAAATTAATGACGAACAAGCCCCTGCCCGTCGTCGTTATCTCAACCACGTCGGGTACTGGCTCCGAAACGGACCCCTGGGCTGTCGTAACACACGAAACCCGTCATGAAAAGATCGGTCTGGGCAATGACGACACGTTCCCCGTCCTCTCGATTGTAGATCCCGAACTGACGAAGACAGTGCCGCCGGACTTAACCGCGTACCAGGGTTTCGATGCATTGTTCCACAGTGCCGAGGGCTATGTATCCAAGGGAACCAATCTGATGAGCGATGTCTTCGCTATCAATGCGATTGAAAATGTCGGGCGAAATCTCGCAAAGGTTGTCAGGAACGGGGACGACATCGACGCACGCGAAAAAGTCACCTTCGGAAACATCCTCTCGGGAATGCTCGAGACAATCGGTGCAGTCACAAGCCAGCACGCCCTCGAACATGCGATGTCCGCCTATCACCAGGAGCTCACCCACGGTGCAGGCCTGATAATGATCAGCAGGGCGTACTTCACGAAAGTTATCGAAAGACACGTGGCGGACGACAGGTTCATAGCTATGGCAAAGGCCATGGGAATGGAAGACGCCAAAGATCCGATGGACTTCATAACGATGCTTTCGAAACTCATGGAAGAGTGCGGAGTTTCGGACCTGAAGATGTCGGACTACGGGATCAAACCCGAAGAATTCGAAACTCTCGCGAAGAACGCGAAGGAGACTATGGGAGGGCTCTTCCTCACCGACAGGAGCGAGATGAGCATCGAGGACTGTGTCGCAATCTATGCCGATTCCTACCGGTGAGAAAGGAGATAACGGCACGAAAAAGGGGATCGGAATTCGATGAAGAAAACGGTCGGCCCGACATTATTACTGGTGGCGGTACTTGCAGTGGCGATCTTTTCCCTGGTGTTTATGTCCTGGGATACTGATAGCAGTGGCCCGGAAGGGACGCCGCAGGAAGAAAGCGATCAGCCCGGCATGCCCGGCGAAGGTTCAGGAACACCGGTTACGGGAGACAATACGATGAACAGCACACCAGATGCAAGGATAAAACTGTCATTCGACAACGATGAAGTAATCGTGAAGATGTACGACAATCCTACGAGCAGAGATTTCTTAACATTACTTCCCTTAACGCTGACCTTCGAAGACTATTCGGGGACCGAAAAGATCAGCAGTCTGCCGAAAAGATTGTCGACTGAGGATGCACCCGCAGGAAGCGATCCTTCGGCAGGAGATTTTACCTACTATTCTCCCTGGGGAAATCTTGCGATATTCTACAACGACTTCGGTTACTCGGGAGGACTTGTCATATTAGGCACGATCGAATCGGGAACTGAAAAGTTAGGAGAAATCGACGGGGATTTCACCGTTAGAATTGAGAGAATCGAATGAATCCGTGACACGGATTGAAAACAGAATGAAAATCAAGATGATCCAGATAAGGCGATAAATATGAAAATTCCGGAAGAATTTGAGAAAAGAATAATCTTTCCTGTAGGAGAGAAGATCGAGAACGAGTATTTTTCGGGAACGGCATGGCTTTCCGTCCTCGTCCCCCCTGAAACCACATTCAACTGCCCGACTTTCAACGTAACATTCGAGCCGGGCGTAAGGAACAACTGGCACAGGCACCCGGGCGGCCAGATCCTGCTTGTCACGGGCGGAAAGGGCTATTTCCAGGAAAAAGGAAAGGAGGCACGGGTGTTAAAAGAAGGCGATGTGGTGAAGATCCCGCCGGATGTAAAACACTGGCACGGTGCGGCAAAGGACAGCTGGTTCTCCCATATCGCCATAAGCACGAATATGCAAAAAGGCGATGCCGAATGGATGGAACCTGTAACTGATGAGGAATATTCAAAATTACCATAATTTCGTCCGTTGATGAGAAAAAAAGTTTATGAAACAAAGGTTTCATGGACTGTTTCATGTAAAACCCCCATGATGGGCGATTCCATCACACAAAAACCGATAAAATCTACAAAACCTGTTGGAATCAGGACAAGAGATCTAAAGGGTCTCAATCTGGATTTCCAAGCAAAACGTTCATGAAACAAAGTTTCATGCACTGATTCATGTAAATCATAAAGTGATTTGCATGTAAAAGCAAATAAACAGCTCAGGGGACCCTTGTCGGTCCCCCGAGCGTGCCATGAGATGGCTATCTTAAGGCAAGGCCCCTGGGCAGGGGCCGTCCGGCGGCCTGGCGCCGGTGCCGGGGTCGCCTGAGATAGACATGGACATTAGAGAGCTAAAAAGTTTGTTGGGATTAGGGCAAGGGATCTAAAGGGTCCTGGTCCTGATTTCTATAGTAAAATTCAAACGAACCGGAGGTAAAAAAATGCCGGAAATTACAGAGAACAAAAAGAAAGCCAATAAAAAGACCTTTGAAGTCAGTGAAAAGGTAACTGTAGAAAGCGTATCCTACAAGAACAAATACGGAATAATCGTTGCAGCGGACATGTATTTGTCAAAAGACATCGACAAGTCGAAAAAATATCCGGCTCTCGTTATAGGCACACCCTATGGCGGTGTAAAGGAGCAGGGTGCCGGAATATACGCGCAAAATATGGCGGAACGGGGATTCGTTGCCATTGCATTCGATGAATCCTATAACGGGGAAAGCAGCGGAAGACCGAGACATATCTCATCTCCGGACCTGTTCGTCGAAGATTTCAGTGCAGGAGTAGACTTCCTGGGGACACGCCCGTTCGTTGACAGGAACAGGATCGGAGCCATCGGCATCTGCGGAAGCGGAGCGTTTTCAGTCACTGCAGCCCAGGTGGACCCGCGTATCAAAGCAGTAGCGACTGCAAGCATGTACGACATGAGCAGAATGATACGAAAAGGCTGGGAAGATTCAATGACCGATGAAGAGCGTGCCCGGGCGCTGGTTCAGCTGGGCGAACAGCGCTGGAAGGACTTTGAAAACGGAACTCCGTTGCTGCCTGAAGGATTCCCTGGTGAACCGGCCGATTCAATCCCGGAGGGACTGGACCCGATTCTGAGTGAATTCTTTGAATATTACGGAATGAAACGCGGGCATCATCCGAATGCAGGAGCTGCATTCACAGTGACGAGCAGCATGTCATTTATGAATTTCCCGTTGATGAATTACATCGACACCATCTCACCGCGGCCGATCCTGTTCATCATCGGTGAGAATGCACACTCCAGGTATTTTAGCGAAGATGCCTATAAAATGGCCGCCGAACCAAAGGAACTCTACATCGTCCCGGGTGCGAGACATATCGATCTCTACGACGGAGGAGACAACAACTATATCCCCTTCGACAAACTGGAGTCGTTCTTCAAAGATAATTTAGGGAAAGATTATAATTTGACACAGGGTGCGTAGAGCAGTCAGGTCAAGTTACTGAAGAAGAATATGGTGAGTAGGAATAATCTGAAAACTCACCATCGATTTTTTTTTTTTTGCTGTTTTATCAGCCGGATATAATCTCTCAAAATTATTTTTACATATCTGATTTTTTGTCGGTCCTCTTGAGCATAGGCATAGCAAAGAATTCTTTCCGGAGGAGAATATTCCATAAGCCTCATGAGCTCACCGCGTCTCTCCGCCCAGGGGATACTCGTCTATCCCCTGGGCGGTTTATCATGATAGAGAGGCCCCGAGGTCGGGGCCGATCCGCCGGCCTGCGAAGCGGCTGGCGGCGAGGGGTGCCAATATGTGTTTGAAGAATATAATTGAAAATTAAAATTGCGTCTCGGCCATGTTCTTCCGGGTTGAACATGGAAGAAATTCAATCGTTCTCATCGCAGAGAAACTCGATATCGTCTCTCATGTGTTCGCATCCCCAGAGACATAGCTGATCGAGAATCGGCATCAGCGACTTCCCGGTTTCAGTAAGCGAGTACTCGACCTTCGGCGGAACCACGGGGTAGACTTTCCGGGTAACAAGCCCGTCGCTTTCGAGTTCGCGAAGTTCTTTGGTAAGCATTCTCTGCGTAATTTTAGGCTGGATCACCTTCAATATCTCGTTAAAGCGTAATGTCTTCTCATTTAATGCATATAGGACAAGAGGCTTCCATTTGCCGCCGATCACATCTATGGCGGCATCGATTCCCCATGCATATTTGAATTCTTTTTTATTATCATCCATCGGTTTCATACCTGTCAGTATATGACATGACTGTTTGTATTCAATATATGGCGCATACACACAAATAATATACCATTTAACAGTTAGCCGGGATATGACATTTAATATGGTATTATCCATTTAATTTTCTCTGGCCGAACGGAAAAAAACCCATGGAATACAGGAATTTACCCAACAGCGACTGCATGGTCAGCACAATCGGTATCGGCTCGGGAAGTCTCCGTGAATCAGGACCACGGGAGATCGAAAAGATCGTCAGTTACGGTATGGAGAACGGAATAAACCTGATCGATACCGTCATGTCCGATAACAAAGCGGCAGAACCTATAGCACTGGCCTTAAAAGGGCGGCGGGAGGAGATGGTCATGCAGATCCATCTCGGAGCCGTATACCCGGGAGGAACGTATACGAGGGTAAGGCCGTTTTCAAAACTAAAGGAAGGGTTCGAAAACGAACTGAAAAAATACGGGACAGATTATGCAGATATCGGCCTGATTCATTATGTGGACGACGTTTCGGATTTTGAAGCTATAATGTCGGGCGGGATCTTCGATTACGCCCTAAGGCTGAAGGAGGAAGGGACAATCCGCCATCTCGGTTTCTCGTCGCATTCGCCGGAAATCTCCAGGCTCTTCATCGAAACCGGAGAGATCGACGTCTTCATGTTCAGCCTTAATGCAGCCTATGACTTCGAACCCTCGGGAGGGAGACTG encodes the following:
- a CDS encoding DNA-deoxyinosine glycosylase; the encoded protein is MPANASPGLRPLSGKGPSVLILGSFPSVISLEKGEYYANKRNNFWQIMESLFGIDRDLPYGRRIAELSNHGIALWDVISGCSREGSSDSGIKDVVPNDIPGFLRENPTIKCIALNGVTGAGRWFKKIYGDLPEYPDITVVVLMSTSPANAGYTYEEKLSDWKKIVGFAGRKD
- a CDS encoding PocR ligand-binding domain-containing protein, which encodes MSYGEQEDSGISLLYVDDEPVLLNMSKLFLEKTGGFSVTTAGNAKDALKLLSEKPFDAVVSDYQMSGMDGIGLLKSLRSAGNRIPFIIFTGKSREEVVIEALNEGADFYLQKGGDPKSQYAELAHKIKSAVKSKRAEEALEKRVIMLTQPPAEGNIEFEDLFDIDEIQRIQDDFSTGAGVASIITRPDGTPITKPSNFTRLCRDVIRKSEYGCKNCFISNATIGKPNPDGPTVQKCLSGGLWDAGASIIVNGRHIANWLAGQVRNEAQTEEKMLEYARKIGADENVFLDAYYEVPSMSTERFENVSKALFAMANQLSKSTYHNLRQARSIAEYERTKKELLQKTEELNAAYEQLAASEEELRQNYDELVKSEKELRESETKFKTLVDLSLDGILVVDFSGKILFANMETSRILDVKDSKSLAGRANIMDYIAPESRAGLEKDLGCVLQGIDRYPVGYKIINKAGREIWIECIGKKIHFNDSEAMLVFIWDVTGQKEIEEQLKESENKFTTVFMNSPFVLTLISGTDQKFTDVNEKFVSQTGYSVEETIGKTPEELGIFQDNNQYKLLLAAMREKGSIDNYEINCRKKSGEINLCSFTSRYILMGGKPFCLAVVEDITERKTAEEAVRFANRKLNILSDITRHDILNQLMVIKGFLEIAEDHILDQPGADCLNYIKKASSAIQRHIEFTREYENLGVNKPVWIDIRELISDSGNEKVVLYNDCRNIEVNADPMLEKVFLNLMDNTIRHGEATEVRVGCEISGDLLKILWEDNGTGIPDSDKERIFEKGFGKTTGFGLFLSREILSITGISICETGEEGVGARFEITVPGEHFKVVSN
- a CDS encoding MFS transporter, translating into MSAEDANAKPGLLSLPGNFREIIQLGFAHMVNDIYFPVLMALQPVLITTLGYSYFQAALLPTMHSLLSSVLQPVFGSLADRKGLRISIIISLLLSGCGIALLGLVSNHYYVMLGCVAISAMGHATFHPGALCKVDALATPGTRGRLTSFFTVGGNLGQALGPIVGGLALSYGGISSITWLVIPAIAGALVLMFRPIPETHKKTVVTSASGRENWKPVIFLFSGATLRAWATFGAMTFIPTFLVLEGYSLIDATFLVSVMLLAGVVGQLLGGSLSDRFGRKPVVVATTFAAVPVFAAILVTHGALLILFIILFGFLLWSSFAVTISMAHELVPTQIGLISGMFMGIAMGAGGIGVSVSGIIADHFGLTTALATFPVIVFFAAIMFVLVKYNPEKIEAQAD
- a CDS encoding MarR family winged helix-turn-helix transcriptional regulator — its product is MTVAESRPSDFAELYGVWMRIRNKMNIMENLPRDFGIDDPLKLSEIHAIQAIGSTKENNNRIIAEILGITPSAASQMVAKLARRGLVKKVRGLRNDKEVSLELTEKGRTAFRCHEKTHADVYKRIAAGVGTLKKEELEVISRVFSAMESVYDQQIRDLSANKKVSGTERSE
- a CDS encoding winged helix-turn-helix transcriptional regulator codes for the protein MEEPSEKQYKYAWGFDAAIAVIGGKWKPLILYELKDGTLRFSQILRGIQPKITQRMLTKELRELEDDGLITRKVYPVVPPKVEYSLTEKGLSLIPILDQLCHWGYEHMYDEIEFKCEE
- a CDS encoding sugar O-acetyltransferase, with the translated sequence MKDHTKKKDQNDLSLKQKKDIFERDRSGELVRTDDPEFPKMSDAIRRARKITARMNTSYHDDDEARELFSELVGYEVDPSSRVTPPFYTDFGQNIKIGKNVFINHACTFMDRGGITIEDDVKIGPCVNLLTTNHPLDPSERKATISNPIWIKNNVWIGAGATILPGITIGENSVVGASAVVTRDVPPDTIVAGVPAKIIKSLGDL
- a CDS encoding iron-containing alcohol dehydrogenase yields the protein MSFMMYIPTRILFGAGQLNNLHEQKLPGKKAMIVITSGTSAKEYGYLARTKDQLKQAGVESVVFDKVQPNPLRSTVMAGAAFAKEHGCDFVVALGGGSCIDASKAIAIMTTNDGDYWDYIFGGTGKEKLMTNKPLPVVVISTTSGTGSETDPWAVVTHETRHEKIGLGNDDTFPVLSIVDPELTKTVPPDLTAYQGFDALFHSAEGYVSKGTNLMSDVFAINAIENVGRNLAKVVRNGDDIDAREKVTFGNILSGMLETIGAVTSQHALEHAMSAYHQELTHGAGLIMISRAYFTKVIERHVADDRFIAMAKAMGMEDAKDPMDFITMLSKLMEECGVSDLKMSDYGIKPEEFETLAKNAKETMGGLFLTDRSEMSIEDCVAIYADSYR
- a CDS encoding cyclophilin-like fold protein, which produces MKKTVGPTLLLVAVLAVAIFSLVFMSWDTDSSGPEGTPQEESDQPGMPGEGSGTPVTGDNTMNSTPDARIKLSFDNDEVIVKMYDNPTSRDFLTLLPLTLTFEDYSGTEKISSLPKRLSTEDAPAGSDPSAGDFTYYSPWGNLAIFYNDFGYSGGLVILGTIESGTEKLGEIDGDFTVRIERIE
- a CDS encoding cupin domain-containing protein; translated protein: MKIPEEFEKRIIFPVGEKIENEYFSGTAWLSVLVPPETTFNCPTFNVTFEPGVRNNWHRHPGGQILLVTGGKGYFQEKGKEARVLKEGDVVKIPPDVKHWHGAAKDSWFSHIAISTNMQKGDAEWMEPVTDEEYSKLP